The following coding sequences are from one Primulina eburnea isolate SZY01 chromosome 15, ASM2296580v1, whole genome shotgun sequence window:
- the LOC140814353 gene encoding uncharacterized protein, whose protein sequence is MRMYIKSIEERAWQRVLDGWSPPKTVDDDGDSRVKPESSWSNDEVQTSNFNSKALNALFTSVDVNMFSLITNCISAKEAWDILQKHCEGSESVRRTKLEMLTSKFESFRMEENETIVEYDRRLLDIANVAFSLGDPMSNERLVSKVLRSLPERFNIKICAIDESKDTSTLNLEDLISSLRTFEMNLDLHKRNKGKTIALQSTDDSMNSLIQEANESDLGEESILSITKKFGDYLKRMRDKKKTMPTPKPSLVLFERNKMYAPTQGNFRSKNEVLGRPEVKKLDSVQCRECSGFGYYANECSNRLRRNKNKAASLSDEDTDEERDSKEGDDWKDSRRPQCFVKGAEDYADPLTVNPLMKTAKFKAGVWYFDSGCSRHMTGSKEHLTDYVEVKSGRVTYGGGGKERIVGKGIMNVDGLPELHNVLHVEGLNSNLISISKLCHNDLHVRFNKNNCEVFNDANVCVMSCNVPYF, encoded by the exons ATGAGAATGTACATTAAATCTATCGAAGAAAGGGCATGGCAACGAGTCTTAGATGGTTGGTCTCCACCGAAAACTGTTGATGATGATGGGGATAGTAGAGTTAAACCTGAGAGTTCATGGTCTAATGATGAAGTTCAAACCTCGAATTTTAACTCGAAGGCACTCAATGCTTTATTCACTTCTGTTGATGTCAACATGTTCAGCCTTATCACCAACTGCATATCTGCCAAAGAAGCGTGGGATATTCTTCAGAAGCATTGCGAAGGTTCTGAAAGTGTGCGCAGAACCAAACTCGAGATGTTAACTTCCAAATTTGAAAGCTTCAGAATGGAGGAGAACGAGACTATTGTGGAATATGATCGAAGATTGCTTGACATTGCAAATGTGGCTTTTAGCCTCGGTGACCCTATGTCGAATGAAAGACTGGTTAGCAAAGTCCTGAGATCCCTCCCAGAACGTTTCAACATCAAAATATGTGCTATTGACGAGTCTAAGGACACATCTACACTTAACTTGGAAGACTTGATCAGCTCACTCCGGACATTTGAGATGAATCTGGACCTACATAAAAGAAATAAAGGGAAGACAATTGCATTACAATCTACTGATGACTCAATGAACAGCCTAATTCAAGAGGCAAATGAATCTGATCTTGGTGAGGAGTCAATCTTGTCGATTACTAAGAAGTTTGGTGATTATTTGAAAAGAATGAGAGACAAGAAGAAAACCATGCCAACACCAAAACCTTCTTTGGTTCTTTTTGAAAGGAATAAAATGTATGCACCCACTCAAGGGAATTTTAGATCAAAGAATGAAGTATTGGGTCGACCAGAGGTAAAAAAACTTGATTCAGTACAATGTAGAGAATGCTCCGGATTTGGTTATTATGCAAATGAGTGTTCCAACCGACTTCGCAGAAATAAAAACAAGGCGGCTTCCTTAAGTGATGAAGACACTGATGAAGAACGTGACTCCAAGGAAGGAGACGATT GGAAGGACAGCAGAAGACCACAATGTTTTGTGAAGGGTGCTGAAGACTATGCTGATCCCTTGACAGTAAATCCACTTATGAAGACTGCAAAGTTCAAAGCTG GTGTATGGTATTTTGATAGTGGgtgctcacgccacatgaccgGATCTAAAGAACACCTCACGGATTATGTTGAAGTAAAAAGTGGGCGTGTAACCTATGGCGGTGGTGGCAAAGAGAGAATTGTAGGCAAAGGAATCATGAACGTTGATGGGCTTCCTGAACTTCACAATGTTCTACATGTAGAAGGACTTAATTCGaacttaataagcataagtAAACTTTGTCATAATGATTTACATGTTAGGTTCAACAAAAATAACTGTGAAGTTTTTAATGATGCAAATGTTTGTGTTATGTCATGTAATGTACCATATTTTTAA